A window from Flavobacterium gyeonganense encodes these proteins:
- a CDS encoding YtxH domain-containing protein — MSNNSNTIAAILAGAAVGAAIGILLAPDKGSNTRAKIKENLGDTANNLKDSLEASSEVLREKFASATESLDGTFDELLSNVSHKTEEVISFLESKLADLKTQNAKYQK, encoded by the coding sequence ATGTCAAACAATTCAAATACGATTGCAGCAATTTTAGCCGGTGCAGCTGTAGGTGCAGCGATAGGAATTTTGTTAGCTCCTGATAAAGGCTCAAACACAAGAGCAAAAATTAAAGAAAATCTGGGAGATACTGCCAACAATTTAAAAGACTCCTTAGAAGCAAGTTCAGAAGTTTTGCGTGAAAAATTTGCAAGTGCTACAGAGAGTCTTGATGGAACTTTTGATGAATTACTTTCAAATGTAAGTCATAAAACAGAAGAAGTTATTTCTTTTTTAGAATCTAAACTAGCTGATTTAAAGACACAAAATGCTAAATATCAAAAGTAA